Proteins found in one Arachis stenosperma cultivar V10309 chromosome 8, arast.V10309.gnm1.PFL2, whole genome shotgun sequence genomic segment:
- the LOC130945481 gene encoding uncharacterized protein LOC130945481: MSDSRGVEKVKGKDLESSREEAHKEIRKEKQKQIEEKESWKIREIEIELAIQKIQSTEVQKEDTRKEVPEGDNNKDVKKLEKKQEKGEQKKWKRMAREVVQEHNSREEKINPEGKRKLGEGAPMEIIEEETQPKKHQPSTPTAEAAKQPCRDQ; the protein is encoded by the coding sequence ATGTCAGATTCTAGAGGTGTAGAAAAGGTGAAAGGGAAAGATCTCGAATCCAGCAGAGAGGAAGCCCACAAagaaatcaggaaggaaaagcAGAAACaaatagaagagaaagaatCATGGAAGATAAGAGAAATAGAAATAGAACTTGCAATCCAAAAGATACAAAGCACAGAAGTGCAAAAGGAAGATACAAGGAAAGAAGTTCCAGAAGGAGACAACAATAAAGATgtaaaaaaactagaaaaaaaacAGGAGAAAGGAGAGCAGAAGAAGTGGAAAAGAATGGCTCGAGAGGTTGTGCAAGAACACAACAGTAGGGAAGAGAAAATAAATCCAGAAGGGAAGAGGAAGCTTGGAGAAGGAGCACCGATGGAGATTATAGAAGAGGAGACTCAACCAAAAAAGCACCAACCTAGCACCCCAACGGCAGAGGCTGCAAAACAGCCCTGCCGAGATCAATGA